A region from the Nostoc sp. HK-01 genome encodes:
- a CDS encoding ABC transporter-like protein — protein sequence MSIITLQSIKKDFGIKEILKDANFSIDANDKVGLIGTNGSGKSTLLKMIAGLEPVDSGQIITSSGAKIIYLPQQPDLDENRTVLEQVFADSGEQMKFVREYEELSNQLAHDPEDTQLMSRLSTIMQRMDATGAWELETNAKIILTKLGIADFDAPIATLSGGYRKRIALATALLSEPDVLLMDEPTNHLDALSVEWLQSYLNRFRGALLLITHDRYFLDKVTNRIIEIDRGDIYTYTGNYSYYLEKKALAEESAASTQRKHQGVLRRELEWLKRGPKARSTKQKARIQRVQAMRETEFKQGLGKVDISTVSRRIGKKVIDLKNISKVYNDRTLIKDFTYEFSPEDRIGIIGGNGAGKSTLMNIITGRVQPDAGNVEIGGTIHIGYFDQHSEELLTALNEDQRVIDYIKEEGEFVQIADGTKITASQMLERFLFPGNQQYAPIHKLSGGEKRRLFLLRILISAPNVLILDEPTNDLDVQTLAVLEDYLEDFSGSVIAVSHDRYFLDRTVDTIFALEEGGNLRQYPGNYSVYLDYKKAEEAAQQETVKNNDKQKNSEVQSATQPKDSESKKRRRLSNWQKREFEQLEAKISQLEAEKAEAETAMNKVSPGNYSQVQKLYEQVETLKKAIDTATERWLELAEIES from the coding sequence ATGAGTATTATTACACTCCAATCTATTAAAAAAGATTTTGGTATCAAAGAAATATTAAAAGACGCTAATTTTAGCATTGATGCTAATGATAAAGTTGGTTTAATTGGTACTAATGGTTCTGGTAAATCAACTCTATTAAAAATGATTGCCGGACTAGAACCAGTTGATAGTGGGCAAATTATCACTAGCTCTGGTGCTAAAATCATCTACTTACCTCAGCAACCCGATTTAGATGAAAATCGCACAGTTTTAGAGCAAGTTTTTGCTGATAGTGGCGAACAAATGAAATTTGTGCGTGAGTATGAAGAATTATCAAATCAACTCGCTCATGATCCCGAAGATACTCAGTTAATGTCTCGTCTATCTACAATTATGCAACGGATGGACGCAACAGGCGCATGGGAACTCGAAACCAACGCTAAAATAATTCTCACAAAATTAGGAATTGCCGATTTTGATGCACCCATAGCCACTTTATCTGGAGGATACCGCAAACGCATTGCCTTAGCAACAGCATTACTATCAGAACCAGATGTTTTGCTCATGGATGAGCCGACAAACCATCTTGATGCGCTATCTGTAGAATGGTTGCAAAGTTATTTAAATCGCTTTCGCGGCGCATTATTATTAATTACTCACGATCGCTATTTCTTAGATAAAGTAACCAATCGCATCATCGAAATTGACCGAGGTGATATCTATACTTATACAGGTAACTACTCATATTACCTCGAAAAGAAAGCCTTAGCTGAAGAATCTGCCGCCAGTACTCAACGCAAACATCAAGGAGTATTGCGACGAGAATTAGAATGGTTAAAGCGTGGCCCTAAAGCCAGAAGTACAAAACAAAAAGCCAGAATTCAGCGTGTCCAAGCTATGCGCGAAACTGAGTTTAAACAAGGCTTAGGTAAAGTAGATATTTCTACAGTCAGTCGCCGCATTGGCAAAAAAGTTATTGACTTAAAGAATATCTCTAAAGTTTATAACGACAGAACTCTGATTAAAGATTTTACTTACGAATTCAGTCCAGAAGACCGCATTGGTATTATTGGCGGTAACGGTGCTGGTAAGTCCACCTTAATGAATATTATTACCGGGCGAGTACAACCTGATGCAGGTAACGTAGAGATTGGTGGTACGATTCACATTGGTTATTTTGACCAACATTCTGAAGAATTACTCACGGCTTTGAATGAAGATCAGCGTGTGATTGACTACATCAAAGAAGAAGGTGAATTTGTACAAATTGCTGATGGGACGAAAATAACTGCTTCCCAAATGTTAGAGAGGTTTTTATTTCCTGGAAACCAGCAGTATGCACCAATTCATAAACTTTCTGGGGGAGAAAAACGCCGTTTATTTTTGCTACGCATATTGATAAGTGCGCCCAATGTCTTAATTTTAGACGAGCCTACTAATGATTTAGATGTGCAGACATTGGCAGTGTTAGAAGATTATTTAGAAGATTTCTCTGGGAGTGTAATAGCAGTTTCTCATGATCGCTACTTTTTAGATCGCACTGTTGACACAATTTTTGCTTTAGAGGAAGGCGGCAATCTTCGTCAATATCCTGGTAATTATTCTGTTTATCTCGACTATAAAAAAGCTGAAGAAGCAGCACAACAAGAAACAGTTAAAAATAACGATAAACAGAAAAACTCTGAAGTTCAATCAGCCACTCAACCTAAAGATTCTGAAAGCAAAAAACGCCGCCGACTATCTAATTGGCAAAAGCGTGAATTTGAACAATTAGAAGCTAAAATTTCTCAATTGGAAGCTGAAAAAGCTGAAGCAGAAACAGCGATGAATAAAGTTTCTCCAGGAAATTATAGCCAAGTACAAAAACTCTATGAGCAGGTAGAAACTCTTAAAAAAGCAATTGATACAGCTACAGAACGTTGGTTAGAATTAGCCGAAATAGAATCTTGA
- a CDS encoding pentapeptide repeat-containing protein: MINLTTQKLRKNAIQFLEQNPKQRLQTLKLLGIGRYEFLTKVKLNEANIVCIMRFFQNPQQLKFPNLVSADLSDLVLDEVNFIRGNLTYANLQRSSLVNADLLFVNFTKADLRDADLTGATLNETIWLDALVEGCQFGQGIGLTQLQSQDLKLRGAKFTHPNNEN; encoded by the coding sequence ATGATTAACTTAACAACTCAAAAATTACGAAAAAATGCAATTCAGTTTTTAGAACAAAATCCTAAACAACGGCTACAAACTCTCAAATTGTTAGGAATAGGTCGTTATGAATTTTTGACTAAAGTTAAATTGAATGAAGCAAATATAGTTTGTATAATGAGATTTTTTCAAAATCCTCAACAGCTAAAATTTCCTAATTTAGTTAGTGCTGATTTGTCAGATTTGGTATTAGATGAGGTAAATTTCATTAGAGGGAATTTAACTTATGCTAATCTACAACGTAGCAGTTTAGTTAATGCTGACTTGCTCTTTGTTAATTTTACTAAAGCTGACTTACGTGATGCTGATTTAACAGGTGCAACACTGAATGAAACAATTTGGCTAGATGCTTTAGTGGAAGGTTGTCAATTTGGTCAAGGTATCGGTTTAACTCAGCTACAGTCTCAAGATTTAAAACTACGGGGAGCTAAGTTTACTCATCCAAATAATGAGAATTGA
- a CDS encoding band 7 protein, with translation MKSQQLGNWQTTVLGILLGLLVIVGLNAFIIINPGQAAVISILGKARDGALLEGIHLKPPFISVIDVYDLTVQKFEVPAESSTKDLQNLSARFAINFRLDASQVVQVRRKQGTLENIVSKIIAPQTQEAFKIAAARREEAITKRSELKEDFDNALGDRLDKYGIIVLDTSVVDLTFSPEFARAVEEKQIAEQRAQRAVYVAREAEQEAQAEINRAKGKAEAQRLLAETLKAQGGQLVLQKEAIEAWKTGGAQMPKVLVMGDKSQSSVPFIFNLGNVPNQQ, from the coding sequence TTGAAAAGTCAGCAATTGGGAAATTGGCAAACTACAGTTTTAGGAATTTTGTTAGGACTACTGGTGATTGTCGGACTAAATGCCTTTATTATTATCAACCCAGGACAAGCAGCGGTGATTAGCATTTTAGGTAAAGCTAGAGATGGTGCTTTATTGGAGGGTATTCACTTGAAACCTCCCTTTATTTCCGTGATAGATGTGTATGATTTAACAGTGCAGAAATTTGAAGTGCCAGCAGAAAGTTCGACAAAGGATCTGCAAAATTTATCGGCAAGATTTGCGATTAACTTTCGTCTTGATGCCTCACAAGTAGTTCAGGTGAGAAGAAAACAAGGAACATTAGAAAATATAGTATCAAAAATCATTGCCCCCCAAACCCAAGAAGCATTTAAAATAGCAGCTGCTAGAAGAGAAGAGGCCATTACCAAACGCAGTGAATTAAAAGAAGACTTTGATAATGCTTTAGGCGATCGCTTAGACAAATACGGAATAATTGTGTTAGATACTAGTGTGGTTGATTTAACTTTCTCCCCTGAATTTGCTAGAGCAGTTGAAGAAAAACAAATTGCTGAACAACGCGCCCAAAGAGCAGTTTATGTAGCACGAGAAGCTGAACAAGAAGCCCAGGCAGAAATTAATCGCGCTAAAGGTAAAGCCGAAGCACAAAGGCTTTTAGCTGAGACTCTCAAAGCCCAAGGCGGGCAGTTAGTTCTGCAAAAAGAAGCAATTGAAGCATGGAAAACAGGTGGCGCGCAAATGCCTAAAGTTTTGGTTATGGGTGATAAATCACAAAGTAGTGTACCTTTTATTTTCAACCTGGGGAATGTTCCCAACCAACAATAA
- a CDS encoding two-component sensor histidine kinase codes for MLSSPVVLSLIVTLIALGAGIMGLSILRTRKILTFFKTEPDKLSWQILFSLMVFFLGGYSLCIYLTITRLFEWIPLLTGMVFFFGALFVLFSVTIYYQTLKRLFLVQEQYRIAKENAESALSKLKVTQQSQMQLIQRETMLALGKMVAGVAHEINNPVSFIHGNLEYLRQYTNDLLNLLTTYASVYPNPDIKIVKAIAKSDLNFIHLDLPKLLESMENGTNRISEIVESLSSFSRLNESDYKKADIHQCIDSTLVILQHRLNRYVSHIEPISVIKDYGKIPQIYCNPRLLNQVFLNIINNALDALIQKEANLDKNKAETLTIWIRTIQSQDNQITVSFTDNGCGMNENICQSIFQPFFTTKPVGQGTGLGLSICHQIIVEQHGGSIKCVSLINQGTTIDIILPIRR; via the coding sequence ATGTTAAGTTCTCCAGTTGTTCTGTCTTTGATTGTCACCCTGATTGCTCTGGGTGCTGGAATCATGGGACTATCTATTCTTAGAACACGAAAAATTCTCACATTTTTCAAGACAGAACCAGATAAGCTCAGTTGGCAAATTCTGTTTTCGCTCATGGTTTTTTTTCTGGGTGGTTATTCGTTATGTATTTATTTAACAATTACGAGACTATTTGAATGGATACCATTACTGACTGGTATGGTTTTCTTTTTTGGCGCATTATTTGTTTTGTTTAGCGTTACTATTTACTACCAAACACTAAAAAGATTGTTTCTAGTACAGGAACAATATCGTATAGCCAAAGAAAACGCAGAATCAGCTTTATCTAAATTAAAAGTAACTCAACAATCTCAAATGCAATTAATTCAACGCGAAACTATGTTAGCTTTGGGAAAAATGGTAGCTGGAGTTGCCCATGAAATTAATAATCCAGTCAGTTTTATTCATGGCAATTTAGAATATCTTCGTCAATATACTAATGACTTACTCAATCTTTTAACAACTTATGCTTCTGTATATCCGAATCCAGATATCAAAATCGTCAAAGCTATTGCTAAAAGCGACCTGAATTTTATCCATCTCGATTTGCCAAAGCTGCTGGAATCAATGGAGAATGGTACAAATCGAATTAGTGAAATTGTAGAATCACTTTCTAGTTTCTCACGTTTGAATGAATCTGACTATAAAAAAGCTGACATTCATCAATGTATTGATAGCACACTTGTCATTTTGCAGCATCGGCTTAACCGTTATGTGAGTCATATTGAACCTATTTCAGTAATTAAAGATTATGGCAAAATACCTCAGATTTATTGTAATCCTCGCCTTTTAAATCAAGTATTTCTCAATATAATTAATAATGCGCTTGATGCTTTAATTCAAAAAGAAGCTAATCTTGATAAAAATAAAGCTGAAACACTAACTATTTGGATTCGGACAATTCAATCTCAGGACAATCAAATTACAGTTTCATTCACTGATAATGGTTGTGGTATGAATGAAAATATTTGCCAAAGTATTTTTCAACCTTTTTTTACTACTAAGCCTGTTGGTCAAGGAACAGGTTTAGGCTTATCTATTTGCCATCAAATTATTGTCGAGCAACATGGTGGCTCAATTAAATGTGTTTCTTTGATTAACCAAGGTACTACAATCGATATAATACTGCCGATAAGAAGATAG
- the purT gene encoding phosphoribosylglycinamide formyltransferase 2: MSNSIKLPKKLMLLGSGELGKEFVIAAQRLGNYVIAVDRYVNAPAMQVADCAEVISMLSTDDLEAVVTKYQPDLIIPEIEAIRTEKLLEFEQRGITVIPTAAATNYTMNRDRIRELAHKELGIRTAKYGYAVTLEELISISSEIGFPNVVKPVMSSSGKGQSVVANQDEVEKAWNYAIANSRGDSQKVIVEEFINFEIEITLLTIKQWNAPTIFCSPIGHRQERGDYQESWQPADISEDKILQSQAIAKKVTDALGGAGIFGVEFFITKDEVIFSELSPRPHDTGMVTLISQNLNEFELHLRAVLGLPIPHIEQLGPSASAVILASEKSDSISFIGVAEALAEKDVDIKLFGKPSAHPYRRMGVALAKAETVQQARDKAITAANKVRIIST; the protein is encoded by the coding sequence ATGAGTAATTCTATTAAGTTACCTAAAAAACTGATGCTGTTGGGTTCAGGCGAACTCGGCAAGGAATTTGTAATTGCTGCTCAACGTCTGGGTAACTATGTAATTGCTGTTGACCGTTATGTTAATGCTCCGGCTATGCAGGTTGCTGATTGTGCAGAAGTCATTTCAATGCTGAGTACTGATGATTTAGAAGCGGTAGTTACAAAATATCAGCCTGATTTGATAATACCAGAAATTGAAGCAATTAGAACAGAGAAGTTACTAGAATTTGAACAAAGAGGTATTACAGTTATCCCGACGGCGGCGGCGACTAACTACACAATGAACCGTGACAGAATTCGGGAATTAGCACACAAAGAATTAGGCATTAGAACGGCTAAATATGGTTATGCAGTAACGCTGGAAGAATTAATCTCAATTTCATCAGAAATTGGCTTTCCGAATGTGGTGAAACCTGTGATGTCATCCTCTGGGAAAGGTCAATCTGTAGTAGCAAATCAAGATGAAGTTGAAAAGGCTTGGAATTATGCGATCGCTAATTCCAGAGGCGATAGTCAAAAAGTCATTGTTGAGGAATTTATCAACTTTGAAATTGAAATTACATTGCTGACAATTAAACAATGGAATGCGCCAACAATCTTTTGTTCGCCTATCGGTCATCGTCAAGAAAGAGGTGATTATCAAGAGTCTTGGCAACCAGCAGACATATCTGAAGACAAAATATTACAATCTCAAGCTATAGCTAAAAAAGTTACCGATGCTTTAGGCGGCGCAGGCATTTTCGGCGTGGAATTTTTCATCACCAAAGATGAAGTAATTTTTTCTGAACTTTCACCTCGACCTCATGACACGGGTATGGTGACATTAATTTCCCAAAACCTAAATGAATTTGAATTACATTTAAGGGCTGTTTTAGGCTTACCGATTCCTCATATTGAACAACTTGGTCCTTCAGCTAGTGCAGTCATTTTAGCTTCTGAAAAATCAGATTCAATTTCTTTTATCGGAGTTGCTGAAGCTTTAGCCGAAAAAGATGTCGATATTAAATTATTTGGTAAACCGTCGGCTCATCCTTATCGACGGATGGGTGTGGCCTTAGCAAAAGCTGAGACTGTTCAACAAGCAAGAGATAAAGCGATAACAGCCGCTAATAAAGTGCGAATAATCTCGACTTAA
- a CDS encoding integral membrane sensor hybrid histidine kinase: MSEISEPTNPQNAQPYQGIGAETERNSNLLEQALHQSIEYAPIGIVIFDCDMRYLAVSHKWLEDYNLTKDIIGHSHYEIFPDVPPEWKQIHQQCLAGAIAQREEDPYPRADGSVEWVSWSIRPWHLASGEIGGIMMFTQNITQRKQTEAALKESNILLRSILESTPDFIVVKDCKGIYFTLNSSSANFLGKTVEEVIGKDDTEVFPPEVAFAIMAKDRQIIETGVGVTYEEELSNGKSQGTYLTSKAPWRDTHGNILGIIAITRNISDVYDELRLRQQTEEDLHKSNVLLRSILESTPDFIVVKDCQGRHVALNSNLANFMGKPIEEIIGKEDTELLPLDAALAIMAKDRQVIATGKSETYEEEVSNGNISGTFLTTKAPWRDTHGNILGIIATTRNISDRKQAELALQKSEERYRCLLTATSQLVWTAPPDGVVIEDNLGWREYTGQTWEEYQGWGWLDAIHPEDRELMGHSWEAAVKTGSIYEQEYRMRRHDGEYRYMLTRGVPILEPDGSIREWIGTCTDIHDRKQAELALQLSEERFRKLIEATSQIVWTTDAEGAFITDQPQWCVFTGQTFEEAKGWGWLNMIHPESRELIAQKWTDALTNRTFYEVETITRRYDGEYRCLMVRGVPILEADGSIREWVGANTDITEQRQADQKLRQTLEILDSASDSIIIRDMDDRIVYWNKGAEILYGWKREEVIGQYIHTFLETVFPKTLETVLSEFLQEGHWGGELHHKTRDERNIIVASRWTLQRDANGQPYNQLEINTDITERKQFEIALTKAKEAAEIASHAKSEFLANMSHELRTPLNGILGYAQILQRSKHLNEDERSRIDVIYQCGSHLLTLINDILDLSKIEAQKVELMSSDFHFPAFLQGVAEMCRIRAELKGIQFSYQFASELPVGIRADEKRLRQVLINLLSNAIKFTDAGQVTFTISYAFEGKIRFEVRDSGIGIPPEKLQTIFQPFEQAGDRRRQIEGTGLGLAISQRIAELMDSTIHVQSEIGVGSIFWFDVDLPEAQEWVKTSQADDYGQIIGIKDRQPKILVVDDKWENRSVIHNLLSPIGFEVTEANDGEEGWQKITQFQPDLVITDLLMPKLDGFGLIHRIRQSAAFKHIIIIVSSASVFESDQHRSIEAGGNDFLPKPVQAIALFQKLRKYLDLEWLYEEQTSENQLIIDNAELVLPPQNEIETLYELVMKGNFKGIIKQAALISQIDQKYIPFTKQLHQLAQGFQDQEILALIHSHK, from the coding sequence ATGAGCGAAATATCAGAGCCAACCAACCCCCAAAACGCTCAACCTTATCAGGGGATTGGAGCTGAAACTGAGAGAAATTCCAATCTATTAGAACAAGCTCTACATCAATCAATTGAATATGCCCCGATAGGAATTGTCATATTTGATTGCGATATGCGTTATCTAGCTGTAAGTCATAAATGGCTAGAAGACTATAACTTAACCAAAGATATTATTGGACACTCCCATTACGAGATTTTTCCTGATGTCCCCCCAGAATGGAAACAAATTCACCAACAGTGTTTAGCAGGTGCGATCGCTCAACGTGAAGAAGACCCTTATCCCCGCGCCGATGGTTCTGTAGAATGGGTAAGCTGGTCAATTCGTCCTTGGCATTTAGCAAGTGGCGAAATCGGCGGAATTATGATGTTTACTCAAAACATCACTCAGCGCAAACAAACAGAAGCCGCTTTAAAAGAAAGCAACATATTACTGCGCTCGATTTTAGAAAGTACACCAGACTTTATTGTTGTTAAAGATTGTAAGGGAATATATTTTACCCTCAACTCTAGTTCTGCCAACTTTCTGGGCAAAACTGTTGAGGAAGTCATCGGGAAAGACGATACGGAAGTTTTTCCACCTGAAGTTGCATTTGCAATCATGGCAAAAGACCGCCAGATAATCGAAACAGGTGTTGGCGTAACTTACGAGGAAGAACTCTCTAATGGGAAAAGTCAAGGAACTTATTTGACTTCCAAGGCTCCTTGGCGGGATACTCATGGCAACATCTTGGGTATTATTGCGATCACGCGCAATATTAGCGATGTCTACGACGAGCTTCGCTTACGCCAACAAACAGAAGAAGATTTACACAAAAGCAATGTACTACTACGCTCAATTTTAGAAAGCACACCAGATTTTATTGTTGTTAAAGATTGCCAAGGTCGTCATGTTGCCCTGAACTCTAATTTGGCTAATTTCATGGGCAAACCAATTGAGGAGATTATCGGCAAAGAAGATACAGAACTGCTGCCACTAGATGCTGCCCTTGCAATAATGGCTAAAGACCGACAGGTAATAGCTACAGGCAAGTCAGAGACTTATGAGGAAGAAGTTTCTAATGGCAATATTAGTGGTACTTTTCTCACCACAAAAGCACCTTGGCGCGACACTCACGGCAATATTCTTGGCATCATCGCCACAACGCGCAATATTAGCGATCGCAAACAAGCAGAACTAGCACTCCAAAAAAGTGAAGAACGCTATCGGTGTCTGCTCACGGCAACCTCTCAGTTAGTTTGGACAGCTCCACCTGATGGCGTTGTCATTGAAGACAATCTGGGTTGGAGAGAATATACTGGGCAAACTTGGGAAGAGTATCAAGGCTGGGGATGGTTAGATGCAATTCATCCAGAAGACCGCGAGTTAATGGGTCACTCATGGGAAGCAGCAGTTAAGACTGGCAGCATCTATGAACAGGAATATCGAATGCGACGACATGATGGCGAGTATCGCTATATGCTGACGCGAGGTGTCCCAATCTTAGAACCAGACGGTAGTATCCGCGAGTGGATTGGCACTTGCACCGATATCCACGATCGCAAACAGGCAGAACTCGCACTTCAACTTAGTGAAGAAAGATTCCGCAAGCTTATTGAAGCAACATCACAAATTGTATGGACTACTGATGCGGAGGGTGCATTTATTACTGATCAACCGCAATGGTGTGTGTTCACTGGGCAAACGTTTGAAGAAGCCAAAGGTTGGGGATGGCTGAACATGATCCATCCCGAAAGCCGAGAATTGATTGCCCAGAAATGGACAGATGCCCTAACTAATCGCACCTTTTACGAAGTCGAAACCATAACACGGCGTTATGACGGAGAATATCGCTGTTTGATGGTGCGTGGTGTGCCGATTCTCGAAGCAGATGGTAGCATTCGTGAGTGGGTAGGAGCCAACACCGACATTACAGAACAAAGACAAGCTGATCAAAAACTCCGACAAACCCTAGAAATTTTAGACTCAGCCAGCGACAGTATCATCATTCGAGACATGGATGACCGAATTGTGTACTGGAATAAAGGCGCGGAAATTCTCTATGGCTGGAAACGAGAAGAAGTCATAGGGCAGTATATCCATACATTCTTAGAAACAGTCTTTCCTAAAACGTTAGAAACTGTGTTGAGCGAGTTTTTACAGGAGGGACATTGGGGAGGAGAACTGCACCATAAAACTCGTGATGAAAGGAACATCATTGTAGCCAGTCGTTGGACGCTACAGCGTGACGCAAACGGGCAGCCCTATAATCAACTCGAAATTAACACTGATATTACCGAACGCAAACAATTTGAAATCGCCTTAACCAAAGCCAAAGAAGCCGCAGAAATCGCCAGTCATGCCAAAAGCGAATTCCTGGCTAACATGAGCCACGAGTTACGCACGCCACTGAATGGTATTCTTGGCTATGCCCAAATTTTGCAACGTTCCAAACATCTTAACGAAGACGAGCGATCGCGCATTGATGTCATTTATCAGTGCGGTTCCCATTTGCTCACTTTAATCAACGACATTCTTGATTTGTCCAAAATCGAAGCCCAAAAAGTGGAACTGATGAGTAGTGATTTCCACTTTCCCGCCTTCTTGCAAGGTGTCGCCGAAATGTGTCGTATTCGTGCAGAACTCAAAGGTATTCAATTTAGTTATCAATTTGCTAGTGAATTACCAGTTGGTATCCGTGCTGACGAAAAACGTCTGCGACAAGTATTAATTAACCTTCTGAGCAATGCCATCAAATTTACCGATGCAGGTCAAGTCACCTTTACCATTAGCTATGCTTTTGAAGGCAAAATCCGCTTTGAAGTCCGCGATAGTGGAATTGGTATCCCGCCAGAAAAACTCCAAACTATTTTTCAACCCTTTGAGCAAGCAGGTGACAGGCGGCGACAAATCGAAGGTACAGGATTAGGATTAGCCATTAGCCAAAGAATTGCTGAATTAATGGACAGCACCATTCACGTTCAAAGCGAGATTGGCGTTGGCAGTATTTTCTGGTTTGATGTTGACTTACCAGAAGCTCAGGAGTGGGTAAAAACTTCTCAAGCTGATGATTATGGGCAAATTATTGGTATTAAAGACCGTCAGCCCAAGATTTTAGTTGTTGATGATAAATGGGAAAATCGCTCCGTAATTCATAATTTGCTCAGTCCCATCGGTTTTGAAGTGACGGAAGCCAATGATGGTGAAGAGGGTTGGCAAAAAATTACCCAATTTCAGCCGGATTTAGTCATTACTGACTTGCTGATGCCAAAACTTGATGGTTTTGGGTTAATTCACCGCATTCGCCAGTCAGCAGCTTTTAAACACATCATCATTATTGTTTCTTCAGCCAGCGTGTTTGAAAGTGATCAACATCGCAGCATCGAAGCTGGTGGTAATGATTTTCTCCCCAAACCTGTACAGGCGATCGCGCTATTTCAAAAATTGCGAAAATATCTCGATTTAGAGTGGCTGTATGAAGAGCAAACAAGCGAAAACCAGTTAATTATAGATAATGCTGAACTAGTATTACCCCCTCAAAATGAGATAGAAACTCTCTATGAGTTAGTAATGAAAGGTAATTTTAAGGGAATTATAAAACAAGCAGCCTTAATATCACAAATCGATCAAAAATATATTCCCTTTACCAAACAGCTGC